In the Augochlora pura isolate Apur16 chromosome 7, APUR_v2.2.1, whole genome shotgun sequence genome, gTTACATTTGATTTGagcaatttaatatctttggGACATTGTGAACGATGGTTGATCGAGGCTGCTAAAAGTAATAAGGAGCCATACCATGTGTTTCTAGTAGGCACAAAGCGAGATTTGTTGGTAAATCacatagttttattatattaatcaaatacTATATAGagctgaataaaaattcaatttgatcaggaataatattttgcagtcaaatcaaatatatagaataatagaaaatagagcCATTGCTGTGGCACAGAAATTGAAAGCTGAATTCTGGGCTGTATCATCTAAAACAGGGGATGGTGtatcagaattatttacaagaatTGCTGTATTGACTTTTCACTCAATGGTTTTAAATGACTTACAATGTACTAAAGGAAAAATCAATATCGGCTCTGACTTAATAAGTATGTTAAATGACTAAATAGTTAATGCTTTTGTTCCATGAATATTTCACTTTAAAATGCGCTTCTTTCAGCTCTTAACAATCAGACAGTAAATCTTAAAcaaaggaggaagaagaacaAATGCTTTGAGTGTCCTGGTTCagttatagaatattaaacaaaGATGTTAAACATATGAAAAAAGCAAAACTCTTGTGTATTATCATTGAaacaatatcaattttattaaaataatgctgTGTCTTATATCCGtttgtgataaatattttaatacaaatccAATGCAATCgacgattattaaatatttattaaataattattataattataattattataataattattatcaaaattattaaatagcgGTTAACGATTTATGattcaaatttctattaatcaaTCATAGTGTTTGAGGATTCATTTTTTGAGATCGTAAACATTAATCAGTTCAAacttttaatcgattaatGTTTGATTATGGATCGAACGAAGCCGAAATTGTACTGTTTTTACAAAGATGTTTGAATAAACCGCGCACAAAGGAACCTTCCGGTTACGTATCAAGTAGAGATTCACCCGATAATCTTGCTTTGTTCTTCATGTTTGTCCATCCTTCTTGGACTTGGATTCACTCATGTATTTCTCGTAACCGGAAGAAATACGTTCTGCTCGGAGATTCGACAGATAAAGTTGACGACATACGGTCGGTCAGGCTGTAAATCATTTAATGTGTGGCACATCGACAGATCTGACGCACACGCGTTGTCACGTCAATCTATCTGTCCTTCATAATAGTGAAAATCCGTAGTGCCTAGATTATTTTTTGCGCGAGTGCAACACatcgaaattaaagaaactgTAGTCACGTGGCACGTCGCTTCACCCAGTTTTTTatcaagaaaaattttacGGAGAACAATTGCTTCCAACAATCGAAACTTCATTTCACCGAAAACGCTTCTTCAGGTAAATGGACGTGTACACTTCAACAGGTAGTAGTGTCAATTATGGTGGTGGTAGTATATAGTACATAACAGGTAGTAGTATACGTGGTGGTCTCTCGATTGAGCATGAGTTAAatcatttgttatttgttgttatattatattatatgttgtagttttatttatctataaagTACTAAACTTTCAAGTCAATTATTACTACTGTTATAAATGTGTTTAATTTtacatgcaaatattttcctagcccattttaataaaaacttccTTCGAActtaacataaatattcaatgttaaTGAATATCTTGATATAAACGATATCAACAATTGTAAAAGTAGATATTCttcgttttaaattttgattaattcgtgatattataatttaccagAAATAAACTGAATTAGCTGAAAAGCTATCTAAACAATAGTGTCATATACGTAATTAAGATTTGATGTAAAACAGAGACAACAGTTGGTATCATGCAGtcacgaaatataaaaatttgatattttattgaacatCTGCATCTATGTACATATCTATaacagatataattttattctacgcAAACTAGTTTTTGTTTTATTGCAGTTTTTacaaatcatataattttgatacgctaaatatgttttcataaaaataatatattataatataatagaatttattacagctactatattttactattgttCAAATAGATTAATTGATCTAGATTATTGTATCATACATATAATGTgatatagattattttatctttgaaTTTATCTCTAATTATGTAACAGCTATTCAGGTTTGAATCTCTACATATTATAAGTTACaggattatttaattaatgcaaaaGTAGTcagaagtaattttaatataaattatactatagttaCAAACAAAAGTATTAGCACTATTATTGAACTATCTTCTAATTACAGAATtgtagatatataaatttaaagaacaaaatgataatttcTATAGAAAGTTATTACATCTATATCTGAAGACAcacaaagtattaaaaaactaGTTGTCTAACTTTTATCTTGCATGTACTTCTTTAATTACCATAAATACtgtaagaaatttttttgATTAATTCCGGTTAGAGTAATACTTCCTTATCATTCTTTGTATGTCTATTATATGGTCCATGAAATATGTTTACTACTTCTGTAGTTTCTATAATCAATTTGATTCTCCATACATCTTAGTCATTCTATTATATAAGGCCAATTCAAGTCCAGTATGTAATTAGTTTGTACAATGTATTCcaggaaaatgaaataatacatttaagtTCTAGAACCTgtacttatttaataatatttaagtaatacaatatatttgtatcgaaatatttgtttacataACAAATGAATTTACTTATTTCCGTTATAATGATatcatagaataataaaaacaaaggTACACTTTAAGGTTAAAGTAATCCGAATATGTTGCAGTGTGCAAATAGTTTTCAACATTGAAAGTAAGACATGCTTCcttgttaaatattcatagaaCACTTTGTATTCAGTATTCGCGGaactatagaaataaatgcgTAACAGGAAAAATCTAAATGTGAATACATACTAACGAGTGGGTCACGTGTGAACGTTGTCTCaaagatatgaaattttgtatgtactttttaaaatgaataattttataagcgacgtaaacatttttattgaaactcCATGTTCATTCAcacatttattaacattagGAATATATGCCAAgtaatcgaaacgaaaatttaaaaagcagTAGCCGTCTAACCATTTTCATCATATGAACACTAGGATTGCCATGTGTTAGTTTTAAAGCGTGCATCTGTTGCATAACTGGATTATACATACACATGTAGCGTGATAGATATACACTACATCATGGTTCGAAAATTCTGATGTCAATTGTTGTGACGTAATTGGATTATACACAATATATCGTACGTATATTTATCAAACATGATCGCAATTACAAGTGAAAATGTTTTGCGTTACGAATATCCGACGATTTctgatattcattttttacctACACATGGATACGTGTGCCATGCGTGCTGTCAATTCACTGACTGCCTACTATGTACCACTACCAATTATCTCAGTCAGCAATCTGGCTTCTGGCGCCAACTATCAATTACGCGTGGAGAATAACACATGCATAATTCATCAAGCAAGAAAACATTCTCAGTAATTTATCCCAGTTTTTGATATTTCTGCCCAATAATTAGTATTTTGTCAGTTTtgttttacttaattaaaaactcaggtacatataaaatttggTTAAAAGACTTTTAGCGAATATTTCATATGtttgtatgaaataattcttattccaattttttttttatagaatcgTCTTCAAGGTACTcagaattgtaatttattctaaatttggTATTGATATcaaataactatataattaatactataataaaatgtagaataattaGTCGCTTCAAGATCAACTGAAcgtcatatttaataaaaaataatagtagtGTGTAATCAAAATGaacatatacaaaataatatatacatatatataaataagtataaactatatataaaagtaGACATAAATTAcacacaaaaattaatataaacaaatactGTAAATGATTCTTGTAATCGTTGTAcgtatgaaaaatgaaaatcagtTGTACGTCTGTTTGTTAATCGCTTGACCTATACAAAGAGGCACGTAATCGGCACCTATGACATTCATTCATTCCAAAAGtaccgtttttcttttctaccTTTCACTTTCTCTCAATCAgataaagattaattattttgctgAAATTCCTGTTCCTGGTTACGGATAACGCCATGACACTTTCACCGGAAAAACTGATATCGTCACGTTTATATTTCACAAACATTTGCGCGGTATACGAAGCCTAGTATTGTGTGCTATATGGGAacttaatacatatttaagcAGCTATTGAATAACTGGAAAGTAGAAGTGAATTCGTTTTGTTCAGTTTGGCATAAATAATGGTTGCTCGTAtggaaatattctttaattctgTCCACAGTTTTGTACTGTCACAATGATAATTAACAAAGCATTGTCTAAGTTGCATCCCTGTGCAGGAACAGTAAGAAGACATTAATTAATTGgcattcattaaaaataacttattGATCTTGGATATAACCTGGACCGAT is a window encoding:
- the LOC144473250 gene encoding ras-related protein Rab-34, coding for MLETRSAVYKMLEVARYDRQIDNWPPPFSSDITPYTETNFSTLVRRSCASNSLSLRISKTIIVGDVSVGKSCLVNRFCHKTFDANYKATIGVDFEVETFNILGIPFHLQIWDTAGQERFKSIAASYYRGANVIVVTFDLSNLISLGHCERWLIEAAKSNKEPYHVFLVGTKRDLLSNQIYRIIENRAIAVAQKLKAEFWAVSSKTGDGVSELFTRIAVLTFHSMVLNDLQCTKGKINIGSDLITLNNQTVNLKQRRKKNKCFECPGSVIEY